The window AATTATCCCCAAAATTCAGCCAGCTTATCCACGCACCTATTACTGACCTAAGCCTGGCATTCAACCCTATATACCTATTTGGTATCTCATCCCCACAATTTATTCTTGGGAATATCTCTGACAAAATCAATCTATGATCCCCTTCCTTAAATGCACTTACCAGTGTTTTAAACTTATCAAAGAGCTCCTCAGTTCCATCTTTCCTTACATCATTATGTTGAGTGTATGCAGTATTTGTAGTAAAAATTGCTCAAGACACAATCTCATAGCATTAAATTTTCAAAGAATCTCTAGAAATGGCATACTTTGCATGTacaacagatttactgttgtacatttattttagtgccaatgcttgtttctaaatagttttcttttttttgcatgtgacgtatattgttggctttgtattgcacaagtcccctCTGTTCTTTgagtttgtagaagattcttgaaagtaacaatcaacaatatttgttttacaaaagcttggtagaatattgttgaaatttctacaaattcACGATTCATATAAAAAGGAGCGAGTTGAGAGACAGCTTAACAGTGTTATTATTTGACAACTACAGTCACTACACTATAGGCCtaggaaactataactgtgatcaATGTCTGTTAACCAGAAACCTACAAAAGTGgactgaaaacatttataaattttcaacattacaaactgtttaacattaatgaataacttcagacattagtatttcgATAAGGGCATTAGTTATTGTCATCAGCAAATGTGTATGAATGCTGCAAGCTAGCTAGTCATAAGAAGTGTACAGATGTaataacaaagaattaatttgctctccaTGAACATTGATAAAAGGTTAaattctagaccagatagaagacttagtattgttacaagtttgtaaaacttttgtatataaaccatcatttgtaataactgttatcataaattgtattgttttttttcatatattaaaatatatttgtgtcaaattatatgtatcaatcttgttggcaaatacaataataaatttaattcatattaacatttaattaactgataaattcaaattcagatttctggttatttgaaaccataatatgtaatataataaatcagaggtTCAtcgaagataaattataatatgtaatagcATACACTAGTCTACTTTGTGCACATGATGGATCACTTTGTTTAGCTGTGGTGATGGCTTGACTCTCTAAAATTGCTTCTCATGGTAATGGTTTTAATAATGCTACAAAAGGTATATTagtatggtattttaaatatatattttagtatcaaAGTATATTCAACACCTGCCTTATTTACAGATTAATTCTAGAAAGCTTGCAAGTACCAGTTTTGCAAGAAGCAACGTTTTGTTCTCCAGCTCTGAAGTCATCATGTGAAGACATTAACCAAGATGAAGACATCACAGACTTAGTCTTGTTCCTTGTGGCAATTATGGATGAATGTTTCATTCCATTAGCCATGGTAATTATTTCACtcctgtaatttgtttttttgtaagtaTACAGCtatacacaatgaactatttgttaTGTACCCACTATTGGTATTGAAACCAAATTTTTAAAGGTAAAAGCTGAGATAACAGAtgctttatttttacaatacataTACATGTGTGCTAAAATAAAAGGAATAGCttcaaaactattatattattgaCATTACTTGTCATTAGGCAGTtaaaatcagcactataaaacaataatatcctaatataagaaaattattcaaaactttttaaatataaattcatcACACTTTCTAGTCTCTTAATCTAAAGGTCAAAATGAAGATTACCTGTAGTAATAGTATCTAAAAGCACTGGAAATATCACAGTTATCACTCATGGAAATGTAATTAAGGGTGCAGAGTTGAGCGCTTATACCCACAATGCCTCAACTCTGATTGCCTCTCACTATCTGCATCTGGCTGTGGGAAGGCAGTTACCCTTaaagtgtgtgtgtaaatatatatatagacgttacaaaatattgatttaaacCATAGAAAGTGGTATAATTGACAAGCATATTATGAACTACTTTTTCAGATTGGTAATAAAATTCTTCCAAATTAAATACTTCAAGTTTCTGTTTGAAATCTTTTTATactaattaagtaaaaattaggttgtaacattattaaaaacagttgaaaaaGTCATTATTCTGACATTGTGCTATTTGATCAAATtttaaaatggatattatttCCCCTTCACAGTTTCATGCCACTACTTCAGATGGAAATGAACTTTTTTCCTCAGTATGTTTGATAGTAACAATGCTGACCCAAGTGGATAAGTTTCTAGTTATACCTCAGCTTcatgatttatttgaaaaacttCTTAAATATGGATTCTTAAACTCTTTGTGGAGATTCAGAAACTTGCTACCTCACGATGATGTCAGGTTCTTATGAAAATTTAAGTTTTGGGTGTTAtctaattgttttctttattaaagagGGTGTGTGACATTGagtgtataattaattttaaacatgtttgtttcCTGTTATTTCAATGGATGATAATTTTGAAGATTTACAGAACCTTATCAATGTGTAGATAGAAAATTCAGGAACTTGTTATGGTAAGtacttttgtttaatgttaagcacaaaactgcaaaATTGagtatctgtgctgtgctcaatGTAGCAAGAAACCCTCAAACATTTGTTGTATAAGTCTCAAGTTTTATACTGATAGAACCAACTGTTaactgaaaagtaattttttgtagcttttgttcagtacatttttaatattgttttgtctTTTGGATATCATATTGTGTGATTAACTTATGTCTTACTTAAGTtttgaaacaaactataattaatCAAAcgtatttactgttttattgatttatatttacaTCAGTAAAGTGATAAAGAAGAGATAACATGTAGattacaaatgaaattaaaatttttcactGTATCCAGTGtcatttcttttcaaaatttctgtGTAGACTATGATATGTTGAGCTAGAGATTTGGACTGAATAATAGAAAGACAGAATATTCAATGTTAACACAGGTAATTAAGGATTGCCACAAATAGTATAACATAAAATCAGGTAACATTGCATCTGttttagaatgtttttatattatttcagtgtGACACCTTCCattgtaacaagtaacatattTCTGAAGCACTATCTCCATTGGTTGGCAGCAAAAGAAAATGTTACCAATGAGAATTTCATGAAGATGCTGAAAATGGGTGTAGACGTCATGGGTAGTAAGTTTACTTTGCCACTGATTGAATGAAGGATAATGAACCTTTTTTTACACAGTGTTTATTTTCTGTACATAATTAGCTATTTAAGAGTTTAGCAACActgcttaaatatatattttaaatcaacagTGAAATAACCATAGCCACCTACAAAATAATACCAATCTTGCATTATAGAAAAACAGAACTATCTATTGGTTAGTGTCACAAATACCCAAATATTAATGAAagattaattttgtatttcatcAGAGAAAAGTGGGGACTGAAGGGTATGATGACACAagttcataaaatgtatttttcttcctTATTTTATATGACAACTAATTTTTTTCTCCTGATCCTAACTTACAGCAACTCTAGATGAAATCCTGACTCTTCTTTCACAGAGGAATCATGCTACTGATGAAGAACTAGAAAATAAAACTGCTGAGGGCCAAGTCACTATTTTGTTCATGCTTTACTGTTGCTGTGTGCATAGTGAAAGGTTAGACATTTTTCTTACTGtatctgtattttgttatttcacttctgatgttttctttataaaattccatttgatcatatttatgatgtttttttttaattgttgtatgGGATTTGTATAAACTCTTGTGTACACGTTTTAACAGCTTCTAAGTctcatgtaatttattattatttttcatattgattgaataaataacaaaactttagtCCCATACTTTTGTGAGAAATTTCTTGCTTTTTTTGTATTCGTAAATGTAAATGCACGAAACTTTACTGGGTTTCTGTCTCAAAGTTGATTAACTTCATGACAAATGgttagataaaaatgtatatgtaactacataAATAAAGCACCAGACATAGTTTACAATCCTTTCACTATATACAAGGTATATTGttgaaatgtaagaaaaattttattgaaagttaAAGATCATGATGCAGGAGAATAGGTCTGACATCTAATCTAGTagcaaaaactataaaaatgtaattttataaccTATAACAATAACATGTAAAAATGCATACAAtgaatgtaattaaattaaaatgcttACTTCTAAGGTGGATATTGTACAGTTTATTTATGCTGATAAAACCATACCTAGTTTGAAATAAGATGGGTGGTAATTTGTTGAACTAAAAAAGTAATCCAATCacattaaaaacctttttttttgtaaacacacTGTAGATTGGCTACATGCATTATTTTAAGAGTTACTTCATGAGCAGATTTAAATAATTCCATTCacattaaaaatagtttgtaGAAAAGTATAGATAACTTATGGTGCACTTGCAAAATTGTCAGAAATAGCAGAAAATTCTAATTAGGTAATGTCACCTCTGTAATACTGTAAGCATTGTCTTATTGAGTTATTCTTTTTTTGTCAACAACCATGCAATTTTTGGTTCTGAATGTCCTGATGCAACTTATTACTCACATCAGTTTACCTACTGTTTTCCACTTCCCCGTTTTCAACATGCAAAAGCCAGTGGAATTACATAAACTCACCATTTGCATCAACTgctaattttttaatattaagagtACAAAACACAAATTGATGTTTTTTTAGTATATTTcaaggaaaaataattattattaattacagtcGACTAGGTTTAGTACAACAGTTACCATCATCAGTGCTAGTATGTACTGTGTTACCATAACTagtaataaaggttttatttttcatgcTTTTCTTCACTCTGCTtatatattatgaagtaaatTTTATTCTTGATGTTAAAAACCTCTTCAAATGTTTCGTGAGGCCTTGTTCATGCAATGTTTTTCTTGTGTGCAGAGAAATCCTATGGCTGCATTGTCAACTCTTACTAATCATCATATTAAGGCTAATGAAATGATCATGTGGACACTAACATTGTGGGACATCCACCTTTTTCTCATGTTGGTGAACTAGACCTCTGATTATGATGGAagagaatactttttttttgctaCTCCTAATCCTGAAGAAGATTTCACCTTTCACTTTTGTTCCAGATTTAGATCAAGAGTGCTACCTACTGTTACACCAAATGATTTGGTTCTTCAATCCCTATATTTTCTGTCTTCTCTTAATATGCAGGTTGTTGGTGAAACTTTCCAAAAGTCAacagaaagttaacattttagtTGTTCTTTACACCTGTCATGCAGCCAGGTGTCTTTTAGTGAGGTATTCTTCTACTAAGTTTTACAGACATGTATAACCCAGTGCCTATTGGTCTAATTCTGGGTTTTTCAAGCTCTGATTTATCATGCCACTTAGCATTTTGAAGTTCTTCCTGGTGCTACTTCCTTCAGCACCTGATGATCTGATGACCCtttataacaatacttttcaGCTCCCCTCCCCCCATTCTAGTTTTGGGTATTCTAGCATATTCAGTCTCAGAATTAAATCTATCTAATCCAAAATTTGCATTacatatttagaattaaaatgaattcCAAACAGGTACTTATCTCTGAAGTGCATTCTCATCCACTTACTTACAATTAAGAGAAAGAAGTTATGACATCATGACTGGTTTATTGCAGGAGAGCTGAGCTTATGTAGTTAATCTGGTACTTGTACAGTTAATCATATAGAAAGAGGGTGAATGAAGAACTTTGGGTAAGGTGGCACATAATGCATTGCATTAAGTATATTCAGAACCAAAAGCCATGTAGTTAATGTCAGAGAGAATAACTAACCAAGAAAAGACCTGTAGTATGTCAGTATCTccttgaaattcattttaattcgaataatttatacaacatttttcagtataaagatttcTTCAACATTCGttttaaaccttttatttctttattattttgttttttcttcccaGAAAACATCATAAGTAATGATATAATGTAAGTCTCAGTGAATACTTTTCCACAGAGTAGCAACTACACCACATAGCATGGTTATACCACCATTTTCGATAACAGTAATCCAAGTTTACAATaacatttctgaatatttttttgaCGACTGCTTGATAGGTCAGTGAAACAATGTAATATTTCACAAAAGTAAGGGTAAAACACATCTTGAATATCatttttattctgtgtttctAATTCATGGATTCATGAAGTAATTCATTAGATTTAAATTGTCATCTTACACGTATGTATGTAGAACCGAAAGATAACTGGATTGCTAAACTGCTCAGGTTATTTACatgaataaacaattaagaaataacttagTAATTACTGTTCCATATCTTAGTTTATGTGCTTAAGATCTCACTTTTTCTATTAAAGAAGTAACTAAGCcaaataaagtttttctttaaatcattGAAAAGTCTTGTTCCTGCATCTACTCTTCTTCCCCATCTTGTGTCCTTTGTTAATTTGAATTCTGATCTGACATTGCTCCCTGTGACCTCCCTGAGACACCTTGTTCTTCTTTTGGCTGTAAgtatattattttcacatttttctttcactgtttataaaaatattttgttttctcgtatcaataaaataaaataggagaaagataaatatgtttttatcatGTCTTTTAAAGGTTCAGATAGAGTGTAAACAAACAGGAATTAGTCATAACCTTTTCTATTGTTTTAatcatcaaaatattaatttgaagttttaGAAACTTTAGGGCTATTCGTATGTTATGTGTTAGCTAGTTAAGACTCATGCAGTGGAAGACACATAAcagatataatttcaaaattttttttattgttgcaatatttttcactttcattGAGTTTTAAAACCCTAACTTAAACAAAACCATGATCAGaatattactataatttataGAACTAGTATACTTTAACCCAGCAAGGAGTTTATAACTTTATCCTTCTCAGAACTGTCCAGATATTCTTTGCATGAACTAATATTGTAAGTGTGTATCGTGGACTTTAAGCAGTTTCCATGAAAGCTATGCTTATATCCTCAGGTAACAAATCTGTTGCTACATATAAAACTactaataatgatatttatcaatatattagTGACAGAACTTTCAATAGAGAGTAAttatgaagaaacaaaaacatctgATATTGATTTTAAGGAGAAGAAGGAAACTAGATTGCTCTTCATTATTGTTCAAAGTTATCTTCTACTACCATTAAGAAAAATTCCTTTCATCCTTATTATGTTTCTGAATAAGTATATTCTTTATGAATAGCTATATACACGAGTTCTGGGCTTTGTTATCTTTTCATATGTTTTCTggaagtatttattttttgttgaagttaaacacaaagctacaaaatgagttgTTTATGCACAACTCACCAGGGGTaattaaaacccagtttctacaactgttaagtctgcagacatactgctgtgccattagCGAGCATATAGAAATGGCATTAATTTGAACATGTTAAAATGTCTTACCTGTGTATGTAATTATTTAtgacaattttttcttgtttgttcatATGCACAAAGata of the Tachypleus tridentatus isolate NWPU-2018 chromosome 13, ASM421037v1, whole genome shotgun sequence genome contains:
- the LOC143236158 gene encoding uncharacterized protein LOC143236158, yielding MFRFISVDIRGVKIIKNKSLISSSISTAKNPKIKHQIVSLGAIESCMRLILESLQVPVLQEATFCSPALKSSCEDINQDEDITDLVLFLVAIMDECFIPLAMFHATTSDGNELFSSVCLIVTMLTQVDKFLVIPQLHDLFEKLLKYGFLNSLWRFRNLLPHDDVRFL